Proteins from a single region of Oryza brachyantha chromosome 6, ObraRS2, whole genome shotgun sequence:
- the LOC121054683 gene encoding RING-H2 finger protein ATL39-like, translating into MTDLLWFILFEAFAAMVVVLGYRSCSYGREGPAAGAHAEAQERPPAPAPELELAKLPYFPYAPRGGGAGGGGGRASSESTSTLVCAICLEQLRRGEPCSEVPACRHVFHGDCVALWMKRSNACPLCRAKISSWTARPPPIAAMV; encoded by the coding sequence ATGACGGACTTGTTGTGGTTCATCCTCTTTGAAGCGTTCGCGGCGATGGTCGTGGTTCTAGGCTACCGCTCCTGTAGCTACGGACGCGAGGGCCCGGCCGCGGGCGCACATGCGGAGGCTCAGGAAcggccaccggcgccggcgccggagctggaGCTGGCGAAGCTCCCGTACTTCCCGTACGCGCCGcggggcggtggcgccggcggcggcggcggcagggcgtCGTCGGAGTCGACGTCGACGCTGGTGTGCGCCATCTGCCTGGAGCAgctgcggcgcggcgagccgTGCAGCGAGGTGCCGGCGTGCCGCCACGTGTTCCACGGGGACTGCGTCGCGCTGTGGATGAAGAGAAGCAACGCCTGCCCGCTGTGCAGGGCGAAGATCTCCTCGTGGACTGCGAGGCCGCCGCCCATCGCCGCCATGGTATAG